From Longimicrobium sp.:
GCGGAATCCAATCAGCCATCAAAAATTCATCAGGTACCAGGATTCAAACCAATGGCCAAGGCCAAGTTTGAGCGCAACAAGCCGCACGTGAACGTCGGCACGATCGGGCACGTGGACCACGGCAAGACGACGCTCACGGCGGCGATCACGCGCATCCAGGCGGCGCAGGGGCTGGCGGACTTCGTCAGCTTCGACAACATCGACAAGGCC
This genomic window contains:
- a CDS encoding GTP-binding protein, with product MAKAKFERNKPHVNVGTIGHVDHGKTTLTAAITRIQAAQGLADFVSFDNIDKA